A single genomic interval of Treponema sp. J25 harbors:
- a CDS encoding vWA domain-containing protein produces MEYQRRPRKKTWLHLFRKASFVWCFFQVGLFLWAIDLSIGPEDLRIEQRVDGGYHLFIRKKPDIGSVLLTESTRDPSGRADNYAYRAKDWNPINGDEIRYLDGKPIPPESKIYSLIDSTPEADSQFGEAFHIYIPYILIYGYPWTRQGEVYVVDGTYLNIRAFAKPYGDYTGPFKDNPFVVRVVQKPLEGPPEGNYMKDTVESFTSIAAAGKGEVRFSTGGEDIVPVIRKILESAQGESLDLVIALDTTASMQNDIDAVRRMLIPMLQEILSRFKGFRIGMVLYKDYFEDYLTKVIPFTSDFALFQRNLNAIRVGGGRDIPEAVYEALYDGLTQFPWSAEERMIILIGDAPPHPRPRGKITQEMVESKAQHLEVRLNVIILPQ; encoded by the coding sequence ATGGAATACCAGCGGCGGCCGAGAAAAAAGACCTGGCTCCACCTTTTCCGCAAGGCCAGTTTCGTCTGGTGCTTCTTCCAGGTGGGCCTCTTCCTCTGGGCCATCGATCTTAGCATCGGCCCCGAGGATCTCCGAATTGAACAGCGGGTCGATGGGGGTTACCACCTTTTTATCCGAAAAAAGCCGGATATTGGATCGGTTCTGCTTACCGAATCTACCCGGGATCCGAGCGGACGGGCGGATAACTACGCGTATCGGGCAAAGGACTGGAACCCGATTAACGGGGATGAAATCCGCTATCTAGATGGGAAGCCCATTCCCCCCGAAAGCAAGATTTACTCCCTCATTGACTCTACCCCCGAGGCGGATAGCCAATTCGGGGAGGCCTTCCACATCTACATTCCCTACATCCTTATATATGGATACCCCTGGACCCGCCAGGGGGAAGTGTATGTCGTAGATGGAACCTACCTTAACATTCGGGCCTTCGCAAAACCCTATGGGGACTATACCGGTCCATTCAAAGACAATCCCTTTGTGGTCAGGGTAGTCCAAAAGCCCCTGGAAGGTCCCCCCGAAGGGAACTACATGAAGGACACCGTGGAAAGTTTTACTTCCATTGCCGCAGCCGGGAAAGGGGAAGTGCGTTTTTCCACAGGAGGAGAGGACATCGTTCCGGTGATACGGAAAATCCTTGAAAGCGCCCAGGGAGAAAGCCTGGATCTCGTAATAGCCCTGGACACCACCGCCAGCATGCAGAATGATATTGATGCGGTACGCCGCATGCTTATTCCTATGCTGCAGGAAATCCTCAGTCGTTTTAAGGGTTTCCGCATCGGCATGGTGCTGTATAAAGACTATTTTGAAGATTACCTTACGAAGGTTATACCTTTTACCAGTGACTTTGCCCTTTTTCAGAGAAACCTGAACGCCATTCGGGTGGGGGGCGGCCGGGATATACCCGAAGCGGTGTACGAGGCCCTCTATGACGGCCTTACCCAGTTTCCCTGGAGCGCCGAAGAACGGATGATTATTCTTATTGGAGACGCCCCGCCCCATCCCCGCCCCCGGGGCAAAATCACCCAGGAGATGGTAGAAAGCAAGGCCCAGCACCTGGAGGTACGGTTAAACGTGATCATCCTGCCCCAGTAG
- a CDS encoding tetratricopeptide repeat protein, producing the protein MAVCIGPRGWFCYWFINNKKKERRAEHSLVFEGHALVQSGKLCYIHVMTMMKRFYKSLWVALMLGVLSCASTPPVIEEGLSPMELTQRAQEAMDRYDYTTAIRYYEAMLERFPANRSVWCEATYGIAFIQYKQKKYDASAQRFRELLKAYEGPDGDLLPQQYRVLGEKVLGRIELQKVK; encoded by the coding sequence ATGGCTGTCTGCATTGGGCCCAGGGGATGGTTTTGCTATTGGTTCATTAATAACAAGAAGAAGGAACGGCGGGCAGAACATTCCCTTGTTTTTGAGGGGCATGCCCTTGTGCAATCAGGGAAACTGTGCTATATCCATGTCATGACAATGATGAAAAGGTTCTATAAAAGCCTATGGGTAGCCCTCATGCTGGGGGTCCTTTCCTGTGCTTCAACCCCGCCGGTGATTGAGGAAGGCCTTTCCCCAATGGAACTTACCCAACGGGCTCAAGAGGCGATGGATCGCTATGACTATACTACTGCTATCCGTTATTACGAAGCTATGCTTGAACGTTTTCCGGCTAACCGATCGGTGTGGTGTGAAGCTACGTATGGGATAGCCTTTATTCAATATAAGCAAAAGAAATACGACGCATCGGCTCAGCGATTCCGGGAACTCCTTAAGGCCTACGAAGGCCCCGATGGAGATTTACTCCCCCAACAGTATCGAGTGCTGGGAGAAAAGGTACTGGGTCGGATAGAACTGCAGAAGGTTAAATAA
- the argJ gene encoding bifunctional glutamate N-acetyltransferase/amino-acid acetyltransferase ArgJ — protein MQQVTGGVCAPRGFSAGGIWCGIRKKNDKRDLALIVSSVPAAAAAMYTTNRVEAASIQITREHLRSGRCQAIICNSGNANACTGEAGLAAARRMAAAAAKALNLEEHLVAVASTGVIGVPLPIERVEAHITELVQNLRNDEAGHAAALEAIMTTDTRKKEVAIELMLSGVPVRIGAMAKGAGMIHPNMATMLCFITTDAAIAPSLLEVALRQAVSRSFNRVSVDGDTSTNDTVLVLANGKAGNRPIDTDGPDFQLFATALEEVCITLARMIARDGEGATKLVTCTVSGAEHEEDAAALARAVISSSLVKAAMFGADANWGRILCAMGYSGVPFDPSFVRVRFASGSGNEEILVCEGGAAIPFSEEKAKHILSQEEVQILIDLGHKASTSTDTPRDTKGGAGQRGHAATCWGCDLTYEYVKINGDYRS, from the coding sequence ATGCAACAAGTTACGGGCGGTGTCTGTGCACCGCGGGGTTTTTCCGCCGGCGGTATTTGGTGTGGTATCCGTAAAAAGAACGATAAACGGGATCTGGCGCTCATCGTCTCTTCCGTGCCGGCGGCGGCGGCGGCCATGTATACCACCAATCGGGTCGAGGCGGCCAGCATTCAGATTACCCGGGAACACCTGCGTTCAGGGCGCTGCCAGGCGATAATCTGTAATTCCGGAAACGCCAATGCCTGTACGGGCGAAGCGGGTCTTGCGGCAGCCCGCCGGATGGCCGCCGCCGCCGCCAAAGCCCTCAACCTGGAAGAGCACCTTGTGGCTGTCGCATCCACCGGGGTTATCGGCGTGCCCCTCCCCATCGAACGGGTAGAAGCCCACATCACCGAGCTCGTTCAGAACCTACGGAACGACGAAGCGGGCCACGCCGCCGCCCTGGAAGCCATCATGACCACCGACACCCGAAAAAAAGAGGTGGCCATCGAATTAATGCTCAGTGGAGTCCCCGTGCGGATTGGCGCCATGGCAAAGGGGGCTGGTATGATTCACCCCAACATGGCCACCATGCTCTGCTTTATCACCACCGACGCAGCGATTGCCCCCTCCCTTCTTGAGGTGGCCCTGCGACAGGCGGTAAGCCGCTCTTTTAATCGGGTCTCTGTCGATGGAGACACGAGTACTAACGATACGGTGCTGGTGCTGGCCAATGGAAAGGCCGGGAACCGGCCTATCGATACCGATGGACCGGATTTTCAACTCTTTGCCACAGCCCTCGAAGAGGTTTGTATCACCCTGGCCCGCATGATAGCCCGGGATGGAGAGGGAGCCACCAAGCTCGTCACCTGCACCGTTTCAGGGGCGGAGCACGAAGAGGATGCGGCAGCCCTCGCCAGGGCGGTTATTTCCTCAAGTCTTGTCAAGGCCGCCATGTTTGGGGCCGATGCCAACTGGGGACGGATCCTCTGCGCCATGGGTTATTCGGGGGTTCCCTTCGATCCCAGTTTTGTACGGGTGCGTTTTGCCAGTGGAAGTGGAAACGAAGAAATCCTTGTATGCGAGGGGGGGGCAGCAATCCCCTTTTCAGAAGAAAAGGCTAAACACATCCTTTCTCAGGAAGAGGTCCAGATTCTGATCGATCTGGGACATAAAGCTTCCACCAGCACTGACACCCCCCGTGATACAAAGGGCGGAGCCGGTCAGAGGGGACATGCCGCTACCTGCTGGGGCTGTGATCTAACCTACGAGTACGTTAAAATCAACGGTGATTACCGTTCCTAG